Proteins encoded by one window of Chondromyces crocatus:
- a CDS encoding pilus assembly PilX family protein, with protein MVISPHLSRVRARSRERGAAVFIVVLLVAMLTAIGVFAAHAASLSTISSGYARQSTQARYLTELALQATIAQLDNADIGPSLIQESRRKDAYVCDASAPERCCFAAEPGDRCFRFSREALEGFTGSLVVPYTPTIPGSLGKADLQYRIEVEMSDFSRARPPPPGMDLTSAGAVNTDAVMVTLNATSVVYPAPGPNAPMDDKTLVAMSGNQELLSAHVVVINVPIK; from the coding sequence ATGGTGATCTCTCCCCATCTCTCCCGCGTCCGCGCACGCTCTCGAGAACGCGGCGCTGCCGTGTTCATCGTCGTGCTGCTGGTCGCGATGCTCACTGCGATCGGCGTCTTCGCCGCGCACGCGGCGTCACTCTCGACGATCTCGAGCGGCTACGCGCGTCAGAGCACCCAGGCGCGTTACCTCACCGAGCTCGCGCTGCAAGCCACCATCGCCCAGCTCGACAATGCCGACATCGGCCCCTCCCTCATCCAGGAATCTCGGCGGAAAGACGCCTACGTCTGCGATGCCAGCGCACCGGAGAGGTGCTGCTTCGCCGCCGAGCCGGGTGACCGGTGTTTCCGGTTCAGCAGAGAGGCGCTCGAGGGGTTCACGGGAAGCCTGGTGGTCCCCTACACGCCGACGATACCGGGGAGCCTGGGCAAAGCCGATCTGCAGTACCGGATCGAGGTCGAGATGAGCGATTTCTCTCGTGCGAGACCACCTCCTCCCGGCATGGACCTCACGTCGGCCGGTGCCGTGAACACCGACGCCGTGATGGTGACGCTCAACGCGACCAGCGTCGTCTATCCGGCACCAGGCCCGAACGCGCCCATGGACGACAAGACCCTCGTCGCGATGTCGGGCAACCAAGAGCTGCTCAGCGCTCATGTCGTCGTCATCAACGTTCCGATAAAATGA
- a CDS encoding PilW family protein: MSILRPRHRSTQRASAESLPSRTATPSPRSRRGFTLVELIIAMAAGLAVATAAMLLAKNASRFFQYEARFSAAHLGAMLGMQRLTADIQRAAFLSTPNIQLDPMTCRPPSAWPDGLQRLAGIQILREGSFDANPTALAQSAANNFFPDALIIGGAFGTNEQFDVQAIFSAGGGLTIQLQRNSGAMRRTLMRASAGNAAFDGIFRPGRAIRITTDGQPPIVYGVIEGANAGTLTIQLRSNPALPYKDAGPCGISRSGSNANFLVTPVTRVRYDIRSLTNHPDYGQLVAPISEGVTGDQGRTELVRVELDADNVEIANTLEIVSEYAVDLKFGISTAALVTSSTVNPEVVRYPIRTPVIDDVYTIANDITNGGTPQRIRAVQARLSTRTRAPDRDADLYYPTGTETRHLRFLIPGVVPAVNTLGDPIPAGAPAVFARMRTLHAEVSLPNNEKAQRW, translated from the coding sequence ATGAGCATCCTTCGACCTCGGCACCGATCCACCCAGCGCGCTTCTGCGGAGTCGCTCCCATCGCGGACGGCGACACCATCCCCGCGCTCACGGCGCGGCTTCACCCTGGTGGAGCTGATCATCGCCATGGCGGCTGGCCTCGCCGTCGCGACCGCTGCGATGCTGCTGGCGAAGAACGCGAGCCGCTTCTTCCAGTACGAAGCGCGGTTCTCCGCGGCGCACCTCGGCGCCATGCTGGGCATGCAGCGGCTCACGGCGGACATCCAGAGAGCAGCGTTTCTCTCGACGCCCAACATCCAGCTCGATCCGATGACCTGCCGCCCGCCCTCCGCATGGCCGGACGGGCTGCAGCGGCTCGCTGGCATCCAGATCCTCAGGGAGGGGTCATTCGATGCCAACCCGACAGCGCTGGCCCAGAGCGCAGCGAACAACTTCTTCCCTGACGCCCTCATCATCGGAGGTGCTTTCGGGACGAACGAGCAGTTCGATGTGCAGGCCATCTTCTCGGCCGGCGGCGGCCTGACCATCCAGCTCCAGCGAAACTCCGGCGCCATGAGGCGCACGTTGATGCGTGCCAGCGCTGGCAACGCTGCGTTCGACGGCATCTTCAGACCTGGAAGAGCGATCCGCATCACGACCGACGGCCAACCACCGATCGTCTATGGCGTGATCGAGGGCGCGAATGCGGGAACGCTGACCATTCAGCTGCGGTCCAACCCTGCGCTTCCGTACAAGGATGCAGGCCCGTGCGGCATCAGCCGCAGCGGCAGCAACGCGAACTTCCTCGTGACCCCCGTCACGCGCGTTCGTTACGACATTCGCAGCCTCACCAACCACCCCGACTACGGCCAGCTGGTCGCGCCGATCTCGGAAGGCGTGACAGGAGACCAGGGACGAACCGAGCTGGTGAGGGTCGAGCTCGACGCCGACAATGTCGAGATCGCAAACACCCTCGAGATCGTCTCCGAATATGCGGTCGATCTCAAGTTCGGCATCTCCACGGCCGCCCTGGTGACCTCGTCCACCGTCAACCCGGAAGTGGTGCGTTACCCCATCCGGACGCCCGTCATCGACGACGTCTACACGATCGCCAACGACATCACGAATGGCGGGACGCCTCAGAGAATTCGCGCGGTGCAGGCCCGTCTGAGCACCCGGACGCGCGCCCCCGATCGTGACGCCGATCTGTACTACCCGACCGGGACCGAGACACGCCACCTGCGGTTCCTCATCCCCGGCGTCGTCCCGGCAGTGAACACCCTGGGTGATCCCATCCCCGCGGGAGCGCCTGCCGTCTTTGCCCGCATGCGTACCCTGCACGCAGAGGTGTCGCTTCCCAACAACGAGAAGGCACAGCGATGGTGA
- a CDS encoding type IV pilus modification PilV family protein: MNTRSPHPSRARRAGYTVIEVMVALGILALGASGIIALQRATAVSGTQARNLAMANLIAQSWAERIRVDALQWNEPNGLPDLSETDWLRLAETNPDQRLIPEEVPTMGSPVADVLGIDAYSADLVTSAYCTHLRFHRFPGIMSTPGTLIRADIRVFWRRDGSPADCDVTPSAVDAQPDLYGAVYLTTSVMRNKIRD, encoded by the coding sequence GTGAACACACGCTCACCGCATCCTTCCCGCGCTCGGCGTGCGGGCTACACCGTGATCGAGGTGATGGTCGCCCTCGGGATCCTGGCGCTCGGAGCCAGCGGCATCATCGCTCTGCAGCGGGCGACAGCCGTCAGCGGAACGCAGGCGCGCAACCTGGCCATGGCCAACCTCATCGCGCAGAGCTGGGCAGAGCGGATCCGCGTGGACGCACTCCAGTGGAATGAACCGAACGGGCTTCCGGACCTGTCGGAGACCGACTGGCTGCGACTTGCCGAGACCAACCCCGATCAGCGCCTCATCCCGGAGGAGGTCCCCACCATGGGCTCCCCCGTGGCGGATGTCCTCGGGATCGATGCCTACAGCGCCGACCTCGTGACGAGCGCCTACTGCACCCATCTCCGCTTCCACCGCTTTCCAGGCATCATGAGCACGCCAGGGACGCTGATCCGCGCCGACATCCGTGTCTTCTGGCGGCGGGATGGCTCACCAGCCGATTGTGACGTCACGCCGAGCGCGGTCGATGCACAGCCGGACCTCTATGGCGCCGTCTATCTCACCACGAGCGTGATGCGGAACAAGATCCGGGATTGA
- a CDS encoding pilus assembly FimT family protein codes for MCLRFPLHRAAARPIPPRMRTVVRKARAGNRGFTLMELLAVVIIIGVLAATASPMFVQIMRDRRVNRTAMEISSMYRLARSRSLGRGTAVMVRWDAGTGNLDMREAASILTFPVLNSNCWTADFNTADQFRQISTLRVNGGASELASVAMLNNASEVPQVDICFTPRGRAFIRFDTNGPFAPLTTVPTFRVDNQQTGLSRTVLIPPNGAARLAL; via the coding sequence ATGTGTCTGCGTTTTCCCCTCCATCGTGCAGCCGCTCGGCCCATCCCGCCCCGGATGCGGACCGTCGTGAGGAAGGCGCGTGCAGGTAACCGCGGCTTCACGCTCATGGAGCTGCTCGCGGTGGTGATCATCATCGGCGTGCTGGCAGCGACCGCGTCGCCGATGTTCGTTCAGATCATGCGCGATCGCCGCGTCAACCGCACAGCGATGGAGATCTCCTCGATGTACCGCCTGGCGCGGAGCCGCTCGCTCGGACGAGGAACCGCCGTGATGGTGCGATGGGATGCTGGCACGGGGAATCTCGACATGCGCGAGGCAGCATCCATCCTCACGTTCCCCGTCCTGAACTCCAACTGCTGGACCGCAGACTTCAATACCGCCGATCAGTTTCGACAGATCTCCACCCTCCGGGTCAACGGCGGAGCCTCCGAGCTGGCCAGCGTCGCGATGCTCAACAACGCCAGCGAGGTGCCGCAGGTGGACATCTGCTTCACGCCGCGCGGCAGAGCCTTCATTCGGTTCGACACCAATGGTCCCTTCGCCCCGTTGACCACCGTGCCCACATTCCGAGTGGACAATCAGCAAACCGGTCTCTCGCGAACAGTCCTGATTCCACCGAACGGGGCAGCGAGGCTCGCGCTGTGA